The Bacteroidales bacterium genomic interval CGTTTGTCCACCGTTTTGCCCTTGCTTCTTCAGCTTTAAGAGATTCATCTTTTAAAATATTAATAATCCCCTCAAATTGAATAGGAATTGTATGATTGACTTGTGATGTGGGAGAAAAATAGTTTACCATCCCTTCAAAACCGTAAAGAAGACTGTTGATTGCTTCTTGGGGTAATTCGCCAATGGGATCGTCAAGTGATGCATTAAAGTAATATAAAATTTTGTCAATGATATAAAAAAGATAGTTGTTTTGATAATTTCCCAAAGGAGAAATTCCTCCTTTTTTTATGGATTTGCTAGGATCGGGAATTAATTTTTTTAAATCCACATCATATATGTAGCCAAGACCATTGCAGCGAGGGCATGCACCATACGGACTATTAAAAGAAAAATTGTTGGGTTCAGGGGCAGGACAGGAATAGCCAGTATCTTCACACATGTAATCTTTGCTAAAATATTTTAATTCTTGTTTTTCTTCGTGGAAAATGGCTATTGTTCCCTTTCCCAATTTTAAAGCTTGGGAGAGTGAATTTTTAAGTCTTTCCAAATTTTTTTCTTCCAAAGTGAATCGATCGATCACCAATTCGATATCATGAATTTTGTACCTATCAAGTTTTAATCTTGGATGGATTTCGACAATTTCTCCGTCTACTCTACATAATTCATAGCCTTTTTCGAAAAAACTTTTGAATAGTTCGGCATAATGACCTTTTCGACTTCGAACGAGCGGTACGAGAAGAAGAATTTTCTGTTGTTTGTAGATTTTAAAAAGTTTTTCAAGTAGTTCTTCTTGCGAGTATTTTATCATTGGTTTACCTGTATAGGGAGAATAAGCTGTGGCAATACGTGCATAAAGAAGACGAAGAAAGTCGTATATTTCAGTAATGGTTCCCACGGTAGAACGCGGATTATTGATGACATTTTTCTGTTCGATGGCAATGACTGGAGAAAGTCCTTGAATAGTATCTACATCTGGCTTGTACATGTCGCCAATGAATTGTCTTGTGTAGAGCCCAAAAGTTTCGAAATAGCGTCTTTGTCCTTCTTGGTAAAGCGTGTTGAAGGCAAGAGAAGATTTGCCACTTCCACTAATACCTGTAATGACAGTTAAAGCATAACGTGGAATACGAACATAAATATTCTTTAAATTATTTTCCCGAGCTCCTTCGACGATGATCCAGTCATCAAATTGCATAGCGTCAAGTAGGTTTCTGCAAATTTAAAATTTGATTGTATCGCCTACAATTTTTTCAGGTTCTTTTAGATCAGATATATAACTATCAAAATTTAGCTTAGACGGAATAAAGAAAGAATATTTTTTATTTGTAGGTGCAGGAAGGGAAAAACCTTTTATCCATGGATTGAAATATTTAAGTTCTGCATAAGTCAAATGATAACGATGACCCCATTTTACAAGATCAGTAATGGCGGAATCTATTTCTATCCACGTACCTTGCCATGGTTGATAAACATCCTTTTGTCGAAGAAAAAAACCATAACGTGTAGGGTTTTCACAGATGAGCTTATATGCAATGATACGATATATGTAGCGTGATGTTTCTTCATTCATAGAAAGAAAATAATAATTGTTGGTTTGTTGAGTATTGATATATTCCTGAATTTTCTTAGGTCCAGCATTGTAAACTGAAGCGGCTAAGGTATAGCTTCCATATTGTTTTTTTAAGTCTTTTATATATTGACAAGCAGCTCGCGTGGAAAAAATTATGTGATTTCGTTCATCTAAATAGGAATTGACTTCAAGACCATATTGTTTGGCTGTTTCTTTCATGAATTGCCAGTATCCAGTAGCTCCGGCTGGTGAAACTGGAGTGGAAAGTTCGCTTTCGGTGACAGCTAGATACTTAAAATCATCTGGGATTCCATTTTCCTTGAGGATAGGTTCAATGATAGGGAAAAAACGAAAAGTTCGTTTTATGATAAGCATGGTTCTACTGTGCCAATACATAACAGCCATGAGCTCTCTTTCTAAATTTTCACGAACCATGATGTGTTCGATGGGAACTTTTTCATCGAAAATCTTGATGGAATCTGGAATATAAGGCTGGAAGATTTTATAGGTTTGTTTTTGGACATCAAAATAACGATCATTGATGTTTTTATTTTCTGGTAAAATTCTGGTAGAAATAAGAAATATATTCGTAAGTATTAGAATCCCGATGAAAAAAATAAAGATAAAATTACTTTTTTTCATTATCGTTTTTTACGATGAAAAACAATAAAACAAAGAAAAACAAGGTAAAAGCACCAGAAAAAGATAAAATTCCAAGCCAGATAAAAGCATTCCATCCCTTTAATTGAGTAATTAAAAGTAAAATTAAATTGATGAGAATTAAATAAAAGATGATGAAGATATTTACTTGTTTTTCGTTCAGCCCCAAATAAATCAAGTGATGATTAGTATGATCTTTACCGCCATGCCAGGGCATTTTTCCGAGAAAAAGACGACGAATAGTGACAAGAAAAATATCTGTGATAGGCCAAAGATACACAAGCCATATGATGGAAAGATGAGGAAAAAAACCTAGTTGTTTTAAATTAAAATTATTCCAAACGTATTCAATACCAGCATAACTTACTAATAAACCAAGAAATAAACTTCCGTTATCGCCCATATAATATTTAGCAGGTGGAAAGTTAAAAAGCAGAAAAGCAAGTAAAAAGCCAATAACACCAGTAAAAATAAAAATTGTGGACTCGTTTAGAGTTGAAAATAAAGAAAGTATAATGATCGATAACACAATACCAATGGTCAATAAAGAAGCAACACCATCCATATTATCCAAAAAATTAATTGCATTCATAAGCCCAACTATCCAAAAGTATGTTAGTAGGAAATCAAGAATATAGATTTCGAAGAAATGAATCATATTACCGGAAAAAACTAAAACAAAAGCTATAAGTGTTTGCATGAGAAACTTAACAATAGGTTTAATTTTTTTGGCATCATCAACAAGTCCAGTTACGAATGATAAAAAAGCAGCCAATAAGAAGCCGTTGAAAGAAAGTGAACTAAAGACTGTAAAATTATCCTTAAAAAGATAAGAATAAAATAAAATAATTGTAAACATAATAAAAAAACCGATCCCACCTACGGTAGGTTTAGATTGTAAGGACCATCTTTGCTCAGATAAATCATTCTGAATCCGTAGGGTTCCAGAAAATTTGTAAAGTGCATAAAATAAAACAATTGATAATAAAAATATAACACCTCCGAATACTAAAATAGAATAAGTGTTCATTAGGTATTTTTTTAAAAATAGTCATCAAATGCTTGATTAAATAAAATTCCTTTAGCATCTTTTTCGCTTATAATAGGATTAGAAACAGGCCATGGAATAGCCAGTTCTGGATCATTCCAGAGAATGGTTCGTTCAGCTTCAGGATGGTAATAGGCGGAGCATTTGTAATGAACACGGTTGAATTCATCCAGGGTTACAAATCCATGAGCCATCCCAGAAGGTATGAAAAGTTGATAATTATTTTCAGCTGAAAGTTCCACCATGATGTATTTACCAAAAGTAGGGGAATTACGACGTAAATCAACAACTACATCAAGAATCTTTCCTTGAATAACTCTTACGAGTTTAGCTTGACTATAAGGTTTTTTCTGAAAATGCAACCCTCTGATAACATTTTTTATGGAAAAACTCTCGTTGTCCTGAACGAATTCGACATCAATACCAGCTTCCTTATATCTTTCAACATGAAAAGCTTCGAAAAAATAACCTCGTTGATCACTGAAAATTCTAGGCTTTATAAGGATAACACCCTTAATGAATAGATTTTCTACTATCATACTGGATTTTTTCTTTTAAATATTCTTTTGTACCATGGTATGAGAGGTTCTTCTTCATGATAATATGAATGTCTAACATACCCATAGCCGTAAGCATAGCCGTAGACATACCCTTCATATTTGGATGCACCAGAGAGTTTGGGGTTAATATTGTTGATGATAATCGTGATGTTTTTGATTTGATTTTCTTGAAATAATTTTTGTGCGTTCAAGAGAAAACTTTTATAGGAGTAATGAGCCCGCATGATGTATATAGGATAATCCGCTATCATCAAAGGTTTAAGAGCATCACTTATGAGTCCAATGGGAGGAGTGTCAAAAATGATGAAATCATATTTAGTTTTAAGGAAATTGACAAATTCATCCATTTTTGAGCTCATGATAAGTTCTGAAGGAAATAACAGTGGCTTGCCAGCAGTAATAAAATGTAGGTTAGGTATAGAGCTTTGTTTAATACATTCTTCCACGCTTGCCTGACCTGTTAGAATGGTTGTTACTCCTTTATCATTAAGAGCACCTAAACCAATATGAATGCGTGGGCGACGTAGGTCAAAATCAACTACTAAGACTTTGCTTTCGCTAAAGGCTATAACGCCGGCTAAATTAATAGCAATAAAAGTTTTACCTTCTCCTGAAATGGTACTTGTAATGGCAATGACTTTTGCTCCTTCTTTGTTAGAAATAAACTGGAATTGTGTTCGTATGGCTCGGAGGGATTCAGCAATAACGGAATTAGGCCTCGAATCTACAATCAGCTGACTTGCTGGTACAAAATGGTGGTAACGTGGTACTACACCTATGACAGGAATATTTGACAAATTTTTAATATCAGAAGGGCTAATGATTTTATTATAGAACAAATATCTCATTCCAAGATAAAACAGAGATAATACTAAATATGTAAAAAAACTTATAAACCATAAATAATTTTTTCTAGGTTTAACAGGATTCTTATAAATAAGAGGAGGACGAAGTACAACAACCTGGCTCACGTAACCTGCTAGTGCAATACTATATTCAACTTTTTTCTGAATTAATTGATCGAATATTTGTTCATTCGTATAGTATAACTTTTTGCTTCTCAGTCCTTGTGCAGAGGAGCTTTTCCCTTTCATCATTCCTTTATTTTCCCAAATTTGTTTTTTATGTTTTAAGATATTAAGTTCACTATTGTAGTTTTGTTTAAGTCCTTCAGCCATTTTCTTTATAAGTTGTCGTTGAAATTCTATTTGTTGATTGAGATGAATGATATTAGGTGATTCTGGAGTTAGGCCTTGCAAAGCATCATTTTTTTTCATTTCTAATTGTTGAAGTGTATGAAAAAAACTAGATAATGTGGAGTAACTCTGAGTACCACTAACAATGGAATACATATCTACAATGCTTGCATGTTCGTCCATTTTCTGAATAAGTTTATTAAGAAAAAGAATTTCTTTTTGAATTTGGTTAATTCTGTCTTCAGTTTCTTGAATATTTTTATTGATGGTTTCCCAATCGAAAATAGTATCTGTAGGTGAAACTCCTTGATTCAAAAAAATGGCCAAGGTACTGTCGACTTTTTCAAGTTGGTTATCAATGAATTCAAGAATGCTCTGAGCACTTTGTTGCTGTGATTCAACATCGTATCGGTCATATTCTTCAACCACTTTACGAATAATATCAAATGCCTTGGTGGGGTTAGTTTCTCTGATAGAGATTTTTAAAGTTTTGGCTTGTTCATTAAGTACTTGAATTTGAATTTTGTTAGAATAATGAATAGCTAATTCTTCGGTTAGCATAAATTTAAGCATAAATTTACTTCCAGCATAGTTCTGAAAGAATGTTAAAGAGTCTAAATTTTCGGAAGAATGCACAGAAAGGACTATTCCTGGAAGAATCAAGGGTTCGTTGATGGGAATTTCTCTATTAATGTTATGGAAAGGGTCTTCTATTTCGATCGAGGTTTTTTTTACAAGTAAATACAGTGTTTTTGAGAATTTGGTCGTATCCGTAATTTCATAAAATATTTTTATGGGTGCATTATTGTAAAATTCATATTTTCCAATTTCTCCAATAGAATAAATCGTGAGATCTAATGGCAAATTTTTAACAACACGCTTCATGAACATGGGGGAGCGAATAATCTCAATTTTTTTGCTTAATGTGTTATCAATGTAAGGGGTGGATTGCGTTTCAAAAATTTTACTGGCTTTATCGTCAGTTTTAATCTGGATAATTGCATATGATTCAAACTCAGGTTGAGTATACCTTAAATACAAGAAGGTAGCTATAAATAATACAAGTAAAAAGACAAGAAGTACGATAGCATTTTTTTTAAGAATGTATATAAAAAGCCTTATATCGAATTCATCGTTGAGAAAATACTTTTTTGATTCCATTTTTCATGGTTTAAAGTAGCTAATAATAAGTAATGTAGTGGTTATGACAGTGAGCCATGGAGATAACTGAGTTACAAAGTCATATAGTTTCCAACTATGGTCGTTAAGTACTATGATATCTCCCGGAAGTAATTTAATGTAAGCATATGGTAGGTTTTTTGACGTAGATAAGTCGATGCTATAAATTTTTGCTGATTCTTGTTTTGAAATCTTTCGAATAAGTTGAATGCTATTGGATCGTGCGTTGTTTAATCCACCTGCTTGTGCTATAGTCTGAAGGAGAGTAAGAGCAGATGAGTTATAAGGTATGACTATGGCTTTTTGATCTTTTACACCATTAAATACAAGAATGTACCGGTTTTTTAAAAAAACATTTACGTAGGGATCAACAAAAAACTGAGCATAACACATAGATAATGTGTCCCTAAGTTGATCAAGGGTTTTGCCACTTGCCTTTATCCATCCTAAGATGGGAAAATTTGCAAAACCATCTTTGTTGATGATATAATCTGTTTCTTGGATTTTACTCTGCTGCATAGTTTCACCTGATGGCAATAAAGGTAAACCCTTGTTGGTATAAATTTCCATACCAATCACGTCGTTAGGTTGTAATATGTAGTCAGGAACGTTTAAAAGTTCTTCTGAACTATGAATTTCAGTATTTCGACTTTCAAAAAGCCTTGCTGGTGCCAAACGAGATTTACACCCTGTCAAGAGTAATAACCAAGCAAGTGATAAAATTAATTTACTAAGAATTCTAGTCATCACGAAACAAAATTAATAATTTAATTTTATTGAAATTTTTAACTACATGATGTTTAATTCGAAGAAGTTCTATAAAGGGTATGAAAAATTAGCCTTCATGTTTCATGCATGGTATGTTAAAAAACAATCCAGATTACACGAACTTCAGTATTTATTCTGGGAATGTACAAATAGGTGTAATATGGCTTGCCTGCATTGTGGATCGGATTGTAAGATGGATGCATCATGTCCTGATATGCCTTTGCAAGATTTTCTCCATGTATGTAAACAGGTAGCATCTTACTATCATCCAAGTAAAGTTATGATAGTTCTAACAGGGGGCGAGCCTTTGCTTAGAAGTGACCTGGAGGAGTTTGGAAGAGAAGTAACAGACATGGGGTTTTCATGGGGAATGGTTACGAATGGCCTTTTGCTTACCCCAGAGAGATTAAATTCCTTGCTGAATGTTGGTTTGAATTCCATTACTATCAGTCTGGATGGTTTTAAAGATGAGCATGAATGGCTAAGAGGGGTGAACGGTTCGTTTGATCATGCTGTGGAAGCTGTCAAACTCGTAACTCAAGCATCACAACTTACCTATGATGTGGTTACATGCGTGAATCAACGTAATATTAAAACATTAACCAATTTTAGAAATTTTCTTTTTGACATCCGTGTAAGGTATTGGCGATTGTTTGCTATCGATCCTATTGGGAGGGCGAAAGAACAAGAAGAATTGTTTCTTACTAGATCTCAATTGCATTCCTTGTTGGATTTTATCGAGAAAGAGAGAAACAAAGGCAAAATACACGTGAGTTTCGGTTGTGACGGTTTTTTAGGAAAGTATGAAGCTAAAGTGCGTGATTATTTCTTTTTTTGCCGAGCAGGTATTCATGTAGGATCTGTTTTGTCTAATGGCGATATAGGTGCTTGCCCAAACATAGATCGTGGTTTTGTCCAAGGCAACATTTATCGAGATAATTTTATTGAGGTTTGGCAAAAAAAATTTGATATTTACAGAAATAGGAAAAAAAAGGGTATTTGTAAAGATTGTTCTGTTTGGACATGGTGCAGAGGTGATGGGATGCATCTTCATGTTCCAGGACATGAAAACCCTGTTTTTTGTTATTTTAGGTATTTGTTTATGTGAAATTTTTTTTAAGAAAAATTTGCACAATTGATTTTTTTTTTAAGTTTGTGCAACCCTAAAATTAAAGAATTATGTCAGTAAAGGAAAGAGTAGATGCATTTATGGCGAAGGTTATCGCCAAAAATCCGAGTGAAGTAGAATTTCACCAGGCAGTCAGAGAAGTCACTGAATCTCTGATGCCGTTTATTATGGAGAATCCCCGTTACGAGGGCATTCTAGAGCGAATCGTTGAGCCTGAGAGAGTTATTATGTTCAGGGTACCTTGGATTGACAGAAAT includes:
- a CDS encoding transglycosylase SLT domain-containing protein, with amino-acid sequence MKKSNFIFIFFIGILILTNIFLISTRILPENKNINDRYFDVQKQTYKIFQPYIPDSIKIFDEKVPIEHIMVRENLERELMAVMYWHSRTMLIIKRTFRFFPIIEPILKENGIPDDFKYLAVTESELSTPVSPAGATGYWQFMKETAKQYGLEVNSYLDERNHIIFSTRAACQYIKDLKKQYGSYTLAASVYNAGPKKIQEYINTQQTNNYYFLSMNEETSRYIYRIIAYKLICENPTRYGFFLRQKDVYQPWQGTWIEIDSAITDLVKWGHRYHLTYAELKYFNPWIKGFSLPAPTNKKYSFFIPSKLNFDSYISDLKEPEKIVGDTIKF
- a CDS encoding undecaprenyl/decaprenyl-phosphate alpha-N-acetylglucosaminyl 1-phosphate transferase, translating into MNTYSILVFGGVIFLLSIVLFYALYKFSGTLRIQNDLSEQRWSLQSKPTVGGIGFFIMFTIILFYSYLFKDNFTVFSSLSFNGFLLAAFLSFVTGLVDDAKKIKPIVKFLMQTLIAFVLVFSGNMIHFFEIYILDFLLTYFWIVGLMNAINFLDNMDGVASLLTIGIVLSIIILSLFSTLNESTIFIFTGVIGFLLAFLLFNFPPAKYYMGDNGSLFLGLLVSYAGIEYVWNNFNLKQLGFFPHLSIIWLVYLWPITDIFLVTIRRLFLGKMPWHGGKDHTNHHLIYLGLNEKQVNIFIIFYLILINLILLLITQLKGWNAFIWLGILSFSGAFTLFFFVLLFFIVKNDNEKK
- the rfbC gene encoding dTDP-4-dehydrorhamnose 3,5-epimerase, with translation MIVENLFIKGVILIKPRIFSDQRGYFFEAFHVERYKEAGIDVEFVQDNESFSIKNVIRGLHFQKKPYSQAKLVRVIQGKILDVVVDLRRNSPTFGKYIMVELSAENNYQLFIPSGMAHGFVTLDEFNRVHYKCSAYYHPEAERTILWNDPELAIPWPVSNPIISEKDAKGILFNQAFDDYF
- a CDS encoding polysaccharide biosynthesis tyrosine autokinase, with the protein product MESKKYFLNDEFDIRLFIYILKKNAIVLLVFLLVLFIATFLYLRYTQPEFESYAIIQIKTDDKASKIFETQSTPYIDNTLSKKIEIIRSPMFMKRVVKNLPLDLTIYSIGEIGKYEFYNNAPIKIFYEITDTTKFSKTLYLLVKKTSIEIEDPFHNINREIPINEPLILPGIVLSVHSSENLDSLTFFQNYAGSKFMLKFMLTEELAIHYSNKIQIQVLNEQAKTLKISIRETNPTKAFDIIRKVVEEYDRYDVESQQQSAQSILEFIDNQLEKVDSTLAIFLNQGVSPTDTIFDWETINKNIQETEDRINQIQKEILFLNKLIQKMDEHASIVDMYSIVSGTQSYSTLSSFFHTLQQLEMKKNDALQGLTPESPNIIHLNQQIEFQRQLIKKMAEGLKQNYNSELNILKHKKQIWENKGMMKGKSSSAQGLRSKKLYYTNEQIFDQLIQKKVEYSIALAGYVSQVVVLRPPLIYKNPVKPRKNYLWFISFFTYLVLSLFYLGMRYLFYNKIISPSDIKNLSNIPVIGVVPRYHHFVPASQLIVDSRPNSVIAESLRAIRTQFQFISNKEGAKVIAITSTISGEGKTFIAINLAGVIAFSESKVLVVDFDLRRPRIHIGLGALNDKGVTTILTGQASVEECIKQSSIPNLHFITAGKPLLFPSELIMSSKMDEFVNFLKTKYDFIIFDTPPIGLISDALKPLMIADYPIYIMRAHYSYKSFLLNAQKLFQENQIKNITIIINNINPKLSGASKYEGYVYGYAYGYGYVRHSYYHEEEPLIPWYKRIFKRKNPV
- a CDS encoding polysaccharide biosynthesis/export family protein, yielding MTRILSKLILSLAWLLLLTGCKSRLAPARLFESRNTEIHSSEELLNVPDYILQPNDVIGMEIYTNKGLPLLPSGETMQQSKIQETDYIINKDGFANFPILGWIKASGKTLDQLRDTLSMCYAQFFVDPYVNVFLKNRYILVFNGVKDQKAIVIPYNSSALTLLQTIAQAGGLNNARSNSIQLIRKISKQESAKIYSIDLSTSKNLPYAYIKLLPGDIIVLNDHSWKLYDFVTQLSPWLTVITTTLLIISYFKP
- a CDS encoding TIGR04133 family radical SAM/SPASM protein; translated protein: MFHAWYVKKQSRLHELQYLFWECTNRCNMACLHCGSDCKMDASCPDMPLQDFLHVCKQVASYYHPSKVMIVLTGGEPLLRSDLEEFGREVTDMGFSWGMVTNGLLLTPERLNSLLNVGLNSITISLDGFKDEHEWLRGVNGSFDHAVEAVKLVTQASQLTYDVVTCVNQRNIKTLTNFRNFLFDIRVRYWRLFAIDPIGRAKEQEELFLTRSQLHSLLDFIEKERNKGKIHVSFGCDGFLGKYEAKVRDYFFFCRAGIHVGSVLSNGDIGACPNIDRGFVQGNIYRDNFIEVWQKKFDIYRNRKKKGICKDCSVWTWCRGDGMHLHVPGHENPVFCYFRYLFM